The following nucleotide sequence is from Solidesulfovibrio carbinolicus.
GCTGTCTTTTTGGACCTGTCTAGAGGGTGTAATGAACCTGCGGGAGTGATTATAGAGAGGGGATGACTCACCGTGAGCCGTACCCGACGGACGTCAGCGACGAGGAGTGGTACTTCGTCGCCCCTTATCTTGCCTTACTTCCTGGAGATGCTGGACAGCGTAAACATGAACTGCGCGAAGTTTTCAACGCCTTTCGTTGGATCGTGCGGGCGGGAGCGCCCTGGCGGATGCTGCCAAACGATTTTCCGCCCTGGCAGGCGGTGCATCAGCAAACTCTAAGGTGGATTGACGCCGGCTGCTTTGACCTTCTCACTCAGGACCTGCGACAGGTTTTACGCCTGGCGGCAGGCAAGAGGGAGCAGCCTTCGGCGACGATTCTGGGTAGTCGCACCTTGCGAAGCACTCCCGAGGGCGGACATAGGGCTGGCTACGACGGGCATAAAAGGAAGCGCGGCAGCAAGTCGCACATGGCCGTCGATACCTTGGGCAACCTTTTGTCGGCGCACGTGACGTCGGCCAGTAAACAGGATCGAACCCAGGTGGGCCAATTGGCCGCGAAGGTCCAGGAAGCGACCGGCGACACGGTCAACGTAGCCTTTGTGGATCAGGGCTACACGGGAGAAAAGTCGGCTGCCCAGGCGTCGGAGAATGAAATGGGTCCTTCCGGGTTTCCCGTGGGTAGATGACCGGATATGGTCAGCCCTGGAGGGTGACCATGAAGGACACGGACCTGTATTCTCGGATTCTGGGGCTGAGCGCCCCGTGGTTTGTTGCTGACGTCGAGTTGGACACGGCGGGAGGCCGGGTGGATGTCCATGTTGATCATGCTGCCGGTGTCCGCTGGCGCTGTCCGACCTGTGGTCGCGAGCTGGCTTGTCGGGATCATGCCGAGCCCCGGGTGTGGCGTCACCTCGACACCTGCCAGTTCAAGACCTTCCTTCATGCCCGGGTTCCGCGCGTGGAGTGCCCTGAGCACGGAGTGCTTCAGGTCAAGGTGCCTTGGGCCGAGGCCAAGGGACGCTTCACCATGCTCATGGAGCGCTTGATCATTGACGTGTTACGCGAGTGCGCCACCGTGTCCGGTACCTGCCAGCTCATGCGGATCAGCTGGGATGAGGCCTGGAACGTCATGGATCGAGCCGTCCGGCGAGGGCAAGCCAGGAAGAAATCAACCCCCGCTCGGTATCTTGGCATCGATGAAAAGGCCTTCCGCAAAGGTCATGACTACATGACCGTGGTCTGCGATCTGCTCGGCGGAACGGTGGAATTTGTGGCCCAGGATCGCAAGACTGAGAGCCTCGGGGACTATTATCGGCAGTTCACGGCGCAGCAACTCGAGCGCATCCGAGCCGTGGCCATGGACATGTGGGAACCATACTTCAAGGCCACGATCAAACACGTACCCGATGCGGCGCACAAGATCGTCCACGACCGCTTCCACATCATGCAGCACGTGGGCCAGGCGGTGGACAAAGTCCGCCGGCAGGAACATCGCGAACTGCTCCGCCAGGAAGACGAACGCCTCAAGGACACCAAGTACATCTGGCTTTATCGGGAAGAGAATCTGCCGGACAAGCACCGACCGACCTTGGAAGCCCTGGAGGCCACGAACCTGAAGGTGGCCAAGGCCTGGGCGATGAAAGAAAGCCTGGCCGGGTTGTGGAACTACCTCAGCGTCGGCTGGGCAAAACGGTTCTTGAAACGCTGGCTGACCTGGGTGAGGAAGTCAGACTTACCCCCAATGTGCAAAGTCGGGGAGATGCTCTCTTGGCCTCTGGACAACATCCTGACCTTTTGCCGGCATCGGATCACCAACGGCGCGGCCGAGGGACTCAACAGCAAGATCATGGCCATCAAGCGCAGGGCGTGCGGTTACCGCAACCGGGAGCACTTCAAGACCGCTATCTACTTTTTCTGCGGCGGCTTGGACCTCTATCCCAGACAGGCCTGAACCCGGGTACCCACGGAAAATCCAGAAGGACCAATGTTTTTTCGGTATTAAAGTTTCAGGTGACCTGGTGACACTTACTACGCTCAATTCAGAGGATTTTGCCGTTGTCCACCGCAGAGCCTAGATCCTTAACCTGCTCAGCGATGCACATTCACTGGTCCGAATGTTACGGGAGAAATGTGTTGTCAAGGGGCTGCCCGGAACGTATTTGATTTGTGACTTCGATTAATACACACGATAAATTATAAAATTGGTGGAGTACCTCTTGGCGCGCTAGCCTCATTGAGGAACGGAGAGCGATTATAATATATGCTTTTCAGTTAATTGGGAATTGCCTATGCTCGGCAGTAAGCTGGCGTTAGGCTAGGTGCAGGACATGGACTAGCTTACTTTTTTTGCGTTTCGTTCAGCGTTCTGTACAGGAGAATCTATGACTAAAACCGAACAGATTGAAAAATGGCGAATATTTTTCGAACAATGGCGATCAGTATCATCTACATCAGCCACGCATGAACACGAACAAAAAAGCAAGTTGGGACAGTTCTTCTCGACGTATCCCGGTCTCCGTCTACTAGAAAAGCCAAAATTGGAGTACCCATTCCCTTTGTCTCAAGAGCAGTGCAGCGTTTTTTTTGCGCAATTCCGAAAATATTTCGATGATCACCGCAAAGCCGGAAACAATGTCGATTTTTGGAGGCTTGCCGGGATAGGCACAGTCGAAATGCGAAATAGCGCTATTTTGGCTTGGATGCTCAATTGTGACGGTGACCATGGTCAGGGGAACCTTTTCCTGGACTCTCTACTTGAGATGGTCTGGAACGGCGAAATGCCGGACCAAGCCAAGTCACATTTTCCTAAACCAAGTATAACCAATGGTATCTTCCATAAAACGCATACGGAAAGTCTTTCTGGGATTGATGCAAGTCGTGTTGACATTGAAATCGACGGGCCTAGCCTCCTGCTATTCATAGAGGTCAAAATCTATGCCTCTGAAACCAACGACCAGATCAAACGCTATGTTGATATTGCCAAAGTTAAAGCCTGCGGACGGCCGTGGGGAGTGTTGTTTTTGACCAATAACGGCAAACGGCCAAGTGAAATATGTGTCTGCGGCGAAGTCGTTTCAATTAGCTGGCGAGATTTAGCGAGACAATTCAGACGCGCCATAGGAGCAAGCGGCCAAATGGAAAGAAATTCATTTTGTTTTCAAGTGATTGCTCAATTCTTCTCACACATAAGAAATTTCTAAGAGAGGCAAGCATGGCATACTCGGATGAACTGTGCAAACTTGTCATTGCTAATATCGAAATTATTGAAGAAGCGCCTTCTGTTGTGTTAGATGTGGATGCAACAATACTCAACGCAATAAATGAACGGATTAGGGATCGTATTGATGCTCTTGATGGGTGGGATGGTGTGTATAGCCTCGGGAATGAAAATGAAGATGGCAAGACTGTTTTTAGGGCACCGCAATGGCCATTGGATGATGCCGGTGCCTGTCTGGCTTGGTATGAACTTTGGCTTACAAGCGAAACCGAATATTGGACAACTCCTGCAATAGGCGCAAAGTCAAGTCGACTTTGTTTTCGGTTTAATTCTGAAAAAGAGTTCCATGGGAAGAATAAAAAGGCTATCAAGGCCTACTACAAAGTAGCCTTATTTGATAATCAAGAATTAAGCAAGGCAGGTGTGATAGTTCTGGAAGATGGAACTTTGGCTATACCCTTCAACTTTGACCCGAATAAAGTTGTCGAAGAATACCCTGATCTTGATGACTGTCTTAAACCACTTGATGATGCTTTTGACAAACTCATTCAAGTTCATCCTGTGTTTGACAAGTTGGTCAAGGAGTTGAACGCGAATAAATAAAGCAAGCAGTAGGGCTGCTGGACGCGCGAAGATGAAATCAGATACAGAGGCGCTTTTTGTGAGTGAGAGGCGTGGCCCCTTGAGCCGAAGACGGCCTAGTTCACGATTCGCGATTACGGTAAGCTTGCGGGCTTGCCCCTGCCCGTTCACCCGCAAACTTCGCCATGCCTGCGGTTTCGCCCTTGCCGACCAGGGAGCAGACAGCGGCTAATTCAAGACTTTCTTGGATACAGGAACATTCAGCACACCGTGAGATCACGGCCACCAATCCGGTCAGGTTTGAAAAGCTTTAGCTGTAACTACGTTGGCAATAAACCATTGTCACGGTTGTGAAGAAGCATCAACAACGAAAGGAACAATACGATGTACAACCGAATCAAGGAAGATATTATCCAGGATTATTACCTGCAAAATTTTCCGAATGATGGTCAGCGCTTTGTGGCTTGGTATCTTCGAAATGTACATTTACGCGATCCGATACAAGCTAAAGACGACATTACTGATGGCCCTGATGATAAACAAATTGATGCAATCTTCGTCGATGACGACAAGTCCACTGTTTTTGTAATTCAAGGCAAGTTTTTGGCTTCGGAATCCGTGGATGCCGAGCCACTACGTGAGGTGTTGGCGGCATGGATTCAGATGAGGGACCTGGTAAGGCTTCAAGAAGTCGGCAATCAAAAGCTCAAACGTAAGTTGTCTGAGATCGCACGCGCTTTAGAGGATGAATACGAAGTTACCTTTGAATTACTTACTACGGGCATTCTAACTGAAAGTGCAAAGAATGATTTGGCAACATTTCAAGAGCAGCTCGCCGATATTTCCGGAAGAGACGACTTTCCTGCTTCGATCCGACTTATTAACGAAGATGAGATCCGCCGCAGATATGACATGGCTCTCGATCGTGAAAACCCTACTCTATCTCATGTTCTTGACCTAAGTAAGTGCAATGTTCTTCCTTTGAATGTGGCCGGGACTCAAGTCATAATTGCGGTTGTTCCTCTCTCTGAATGCATTAAATTTCCTGGAATAAAAGATGGGACACTCTTTCAAAAAAATGTGCGCCAAAGCTTGGGGCTAAATAATTCTGTAAACAAGGGCATACGCAATACTATATATGGCGACAGGCATAGAGATTTCTTTTTCTTTCATAACGGTATCACAGCGATATGCAACCGACTAGAGACAAAAGACAACAATCTTCATCTTCACGGTGTAAGTATTGTAAATGGGTGCCAGTCACTTAATACGATTCTTAGTTGCAGCGAACGGGTTAAGGCATTGAATGACACAAATGTTTTGTTCAGATTTTACGAAATTCCACAGAGGGATAGGGCAGATAAGATAAGCATTAGCACTAACTCTCAGAGTGCGGTTAAGCCGCGTGATCTACGCAGTAACGACAAGCGTGTTTTAAATATGAAACGCGCCTTTGAGCAGAAGTATCCAAATGGCTACTTTTTGACAAAGAGAGGCGAACTAGCACCAGCTGACAAGGATATGTCAAGGGTTGTTGATTTTGCAGAACTGGGAAAATATCTAATAACTTGGCACTCCCAGCGGCCAAATGTAGCATACAGTGAAGCTAAAATATTTGATAAGTACTTCGAGCAACTCTTTAAACGGGAATATAGACCTGAAAATATAAATGCACTGAATCGCTGGATGCAGGCAATAATGCAGACATGGGGGAAAGAGAATCCACTTGGACTTAATGAAACGCTCTTGGCTATGCGAGCGTATGCGCCGTATCATCATCTTTATGGTGTATCAATGTGTTTTGCTATAGCAAATAACCAACCAGATCGCGTTCCAAGCCCTGACAAGTGCCTCATACAGTCTGAAAGTGTTAAAATGATTGACGACATCGTCAAAATCGCTGGCATCAGCCTCAATATGGCACTAGAGGCAGCCGCGAACGAGCCGCAACCTGCCAACAGAGTATTTAGTCCGCAGAACTGGATCAAAGCGAAAACATGCCTTGCTGGGATAAACTTTGCAATTCGCAACTATTTCAACATGCTTCCCCTTCTGCCTGGCGGAAAGGAAGTTAAAATAAAACTCGATAGTTCCCTTGCCCTAGACGCTGAAGTCTTCGAGTATAGATGGGCGGCGGATTGAGTAAATTTTTGTAATCTCAAGGAAAACGAGTTGCTTCGCGAAAAGATCGCCCGGCTGGAGCAAAACCGCCCTTTAGCCCGAGGGAGGTCGAGGAAATGAGCCAAGCCGCCTCGGCCTCCACAGGGAAGAACTACGGGCTGGCGCTGGTCTGCCGTGTCTGGGCGCTCTCTCGTTCCACGGTATATTGGCGACGTCGGCGCGCGGTCGAGGCTACTGCGTCCAAACGACGTGGCCCTCAAGGCGGGCACAGCGATGCGGTCCTGGTTGAGCGCATCAAGGCCGAGATTCGGGAAAGCCCTTTTCACGGCGAGGGGTATCGAAAGGTCTGGGCTGGCCTTCGGGACAAAGGAATCAGGACTTCCCCGGCGCGGACGTTGCGCCTCATGCGCGAAAACGCGCTCTCGGCCTACAAGCGACCTGGCCGGCCCCATGGTCCCAAGGCCCATGACGGGACGATAAAGACCCAGCGGGTGGACGAGATGTGGGGCACGGACATGACCGCAACGCTTACCGTCGCGGAAGGCAACGCCGCCATATTCTTCGCCATCGATCATTGCTCGCTGGAATTGGTCGGCATCCATGCCGCCAAGCGCGGCACGCGGTTCGAGGCCTTGGAGCCGATCCGGCAGGGTGTGCGTCACAGTTTTGGGGCTTTCGGCCAGGATGTGGCTCGGGGGCTGACCTTGCGGCACGACCACGGCAGCCAGTTTATCGCCGATGATTTCCAGCAGGAGATCGCCTTTCTCGGCATCAAGGACTCGGCGTCCTACGTGCGCGAGCCTCAGGGCAACGGCATCGCCGAACGCTTTGTCCGTATCCTCAAGGAAAATCTTCTCTGGATTCGCAGCTTCCAGACCGTCGAGGAACTCCGGCTGGCGCTTTTGGCCTTCAAGGAAACCTACAACCGCAAGTGGCGGATTGGTCGGCACGGCTACAGATCGCCGGCTCAGGTCAGGGAAAAGCAGAAAGCCGAGGTCGCTAGGGCGGCATAACTTTCAGGGCGAAACTGTCCAAGAAACCCTAGACCGCTACAAGGGATAACTAGCGAAAATCATTGAGTGGAGCCGGGCAGACGCGTGTCTTTCACGCCGGTAACAGTGGTTAAAGTCCTACAAAAGCAGGGCCAGGGCCGGAAATGTCAGAACAACTCTGGCCCTGCTAAAAGAGCAATTCTTTGTGCTGCTATTCCTTCAGCTGCAACTTCAAGCCTTCGTCGGTCTTTTCAATCGACAATTTCTGGCCTTCCGCGAACGTGAACCCCGTGAGCATGTTCGCCGTAATAACGATCTTGCCTCCGCGATAAACAGGGGAGCTGCTCCTTGTTCTGGTCGAACTCCCTTTGATTACGAACACCTCATTCTTCTCTCTCATGATTTTGATAAGATGGTTGTTGATGTGGACTTTGACTTAATCCCCAATTCTGTCATGATTTTCTTTTCTGTTCTGCCTTCTTTTGTGAGTAAGTACAGCTTGTCGCCGTCAAATTTGTCTTCAATCTTTTGTCCTTGCGTGATAGGCATGGGTCGACCTCCGTCGTTATTTCAAAGGATTGATTGTATATAATTCTTTTACGATTAGTAGGTCAAGTTTGTTTGTTGTGCTTGATGATAAAATTTGCTGTCAAAGTGTGATTGGCAAAGTTGATTTCTTAAAGGGGGAACTAGATGGCTGTGACCTGCCGGCATTCTTCGGACCATTCAATTCTTGAGGGTGGGTCCCTGGGTTGTAGTGTTGCCGACCATTCGGGCATACGCTCCCGGCGTCATTTTGCCGAGGCTCGAGTGCGGACGCGCCTCGTTGTAGAGCTTACGCAAGCCCTCGATGACCACTTTATCGGGATAAGCTTAAGCCGTGATGATTAAGCTCTGGGGATCTAGATGCTGCGGCAGGAGGGCCTAGCGCTGGGCGGAGAAAGTGGCGCAGATAGCGGTAAGGCTCCAGGTCGTTGGTCTTGGCGGTCTCAATGAAGGGGTACAGGGACGCTGAGGCGTCGGACCCATGTGGATGGCCTGAGACGACCAGGGACTCGAACCGACGTGATGGCCGTACTGTTGGGGTTGTGGAAGATGGGTCAAACTGATAGGTCAAGGGCAGGACGAATTTTGAATAATTATTTTTGAAGCCATATAAAATCAGGCTGTTACTTCTGGTTTTGGTTCCGAGGGTGCCGAGTCCCCCCTTCGGCACCATATTAGAGTCCAGGGAGGTCCGATAAAGACCGCAAACACCTGGGAAGATTAACGAAGCCGGGCGAGAGATCGTCCGGCTTCGTCTTTTTACGTCCGTTGACATCCGGTATTTCTGGGGGCAACGAAGAGCGGGGGCGGTTGCCCCCAAGGGCGTTGCCCCCAATGCTCACAGATACCGCTGTACGCAACGCAAAACCGGGTTCCAAGGCCGTTAAGCTGTTCGACGGCGGCGGCCTATATCTGGAAGTTGCCCCTGCTGGAGGCAAGTGGTGGCGTCTCAAGTATCGCCATGGGGGCAAGGAAAAAAGAATCTCCCTTGGCGTCTATCCCGACGTGTCCCTCAAGGATGCCCGGGAGCGCCGCGACGAAGCCCGTAAGCTCATTGCCAACGGCATTGACCCGAGCAAGCCGCGCCAGGACGGAAAAGCCGAGGCAAAAGCCCAGGCCACCGAAGACGCAAATACCTTTGAGGTGGTCGCCCGGGATTGGCACGCCAAACAGGTCAAGGTTTGGAGCGAAGGCCACGCCGCCAAAGTCCTGGGGCGCATCGAACAGCATCTTTTCCCCGCCTTCGGCAAAATCCCCATTTCCACGCTACGCGCCCCCGCCATCCTGCCCACGCTTCGGGAGATCGAGGCCAAGGGCAATCACGAGACAGCCAAGCGCCTGCGCCAATACTGCGAGGCGGTTTTTTACCTTCGCCATCTCCACGGGCATTGCCGAGAGAAATGTCGGCGCGGACTTGCGAGGGGCGCTTGCTCCCTGCCGAGCCACGAACCGGCCAGCCATCATTGACCCCAAGGGGGTTGCGCAACTCCTGCGGGCCATAGACGGTTATCAGGGAAGCCCCGTCACGCGACCGCCGGGGAATGATCGTCGCCATGGAGGAAACCGCCTGAAGGGGGCGGTCCATATAATGCGGCCCCGGTCGGTGGTACCAGCACCGGCCAGGGCCTATCACAACCGACCTGAAAAGGAGGTACGGCCATGACTGAGACGGCCTTAAAGCTCGGCCAGAAGACCGGCAAGCGGACCCGGTGTGCCATCTGCCGATGGAGGTTTGACAACGCCTGCCACAAACGGTCGCCGTGGATCGTAGCTGGGCAGATTGTTGGCGGGCAAGGGCCTGTGGGCGTGTGGCCCGAAGTGCTGGCTGATAGCTGGTGCGGCGACTTTAGCTTTCGGCAGGAGGTCTAGACCATGGCCGAAAAGGAATACCAGGTGGCAAGCTCGGCGAAGAAGTGGTGCAGGGTGTTGACTGGTTGACGGACTACCACCGGGATTTCACGGACCGCCTGTCATTTATAGCCGATGGCCTCAAGGCCGAAGAAATGCCCAGCCGTGGCGCTGAATTGATCATCCGTGACGCCCAGAAATCCATATGGGAAATGGTTGAGATGGTTCAGGCGCTACCCACGAAGGCCCGGCAACTGGCTGAACTCGCCGAGGGCAAGGGGCCACTGCTGCCGGAAACGTTTTCCGAGGTAGCAATGTTCAAGGCGCTGGCCGAGGCCCGGGAAATGCCGCATGGGCTGACCGCCCGCAACTTCATGGGCCTCACCGTGACGCAGCTTGCGGCGGTTCTCGGCGTCTCGCGCAAGACGCTCTCCAATATCGTCAATGAGCGGGCCGGGGTGACGCCTGACATGTCGCTGCGTCTCTCCCGGGCCTTCGGCACGACGCCCGCCTTGTGGCTGAATCTGCAACAGGCCCATGATTTGTGGGTGGCCGAGCATGAACCAACGGGATGGGAACAGGTGATGCCGGTCCCCATGCCTGCCACGCCGAGCGACGACACCCAGGCGTCCGCATAGACGTCATTCCCCCGCCATAGGATAGCCGCCCCACCGTGACCTCTGATGAGTCCGGGGCGCGCAGCATTCGTCTGCGCGGACCATTGGCCTTCAAAGGGGCCGAGACGACGTTGCTAGCATTGGGTGACTCTTCTTGGCGGCTAATTTCTTTGCCGCTGCAGTTTTCTCCCTAACCTGTAATTTGTGTTGTCTTGCGTCGGAACGGGCCTCTCTGGGGCGCTTGGGGGCCTGTGAGGCCCTCCCCCCCCCCGACACGGTGGGATGTGTGTGAAAGTTACGGCGGGAGCCAGGCAATCCATGCGGCGGCGTCGGGGTAATCCCCCTCGACGGATATTGGCGACGCTGGGCCTTTGACAACTTCTCCTGGAAGATCCCATTGCCGCCGCCGTCTTCGTCTTGGGCAGCGTCCCAGGGAGGATATGTCGCAGGCCTGTCATCCTGTTTGTTTCCGTCCATATCCTTTGAACGGCAATGCCATGGCCGGGGGCTGGACATTTCTCAACGTGATTCCAGCCACGTCAGAGGATCAAACAGTGGGTCATGGGGCGTTATTGCCTTTCCTGGTTTCCTTTCGGATCAGCTGGCAACCCCTGTGGCTGTGAGCGTCCGAGGTATTTTCCGGTGGAGTTGTAGAGCCTGCTGCTGCCGTCTGGCTGGGTGACGATCCGCCCCTGATAGCGCCCCTGTGCGTCAAAGACCTTGGCTGAGTTGTTGCCAGGATGTTGAACGATGCGCCCTTGGTACTGGCCCTGGGAACCGTATATGGCGGAGGTGTTGCCGGCCAGGGCAGGCGTTGCCAGGGACAAGGCCAGCACGATGGCGGCAAAGAAGTGGTTCATGCTGTGCGCATATCACTTCGGCCCCGGCATTGCCACGCTCTTGACGCTGGCTGGTGGCTGGTGCGCTCCGGCTGCGCCAACTGCTGTTAGCCACGATTGGGGTAGGTGGCGGGGTGCGTACAAACGTCTCCGGGACTCTTGAGAGGGGGCGAATCGACCATTGCGCCC
It contains:
- a CDS encoding ISL3 family transposase; amino-acid sequence: MKDTDLYSRILGLSAPWFVADVELDTAGGRVDVHVDHAAGVRWRCPTCGRELACRDHAEPRVWRHLDTCQFKTFLHARVPRVECPEHGVLQVKVPWAEAKGRFTMLMERLIIDVLRECATVSGTCQLMRISWDEAWNVMDRAVRRGQARKKSTPARYLGIDEKAFRKGHDYMTVVCDLLGGTVEFVAQDRKTESLGDYYRQFTAQQLERIRAVAMDMWEPYFKATIKHVPDAAHKIVHDRFHIMQHVGQAVDKVRRQEHRELLRQEDERLKDTKYIWLYREENLPDKHRPTLEALEATNLKVAKAWAMKESLAGLWNYLSVGWAKRFLKRWLTWVRKSDLPPMCKVGEMLSWPLDNILTFCRHRITNGAAEGLNSKIMAIKRRACGYRNREHFKTAIYFFCGGLDLYPRQA
- a CDS encoding PDDEXK-like family protein, which codes for MTKTEQIEKWRIFFEQWRSVSSTSATHEHEQKSKLGQFFSTYPGLRLLEKPKLEYPFPLSQEQCSVFFAQFRKYFDDHRKAGNNVDFWRLAGIGTVEMRNSAILAWMLNCDGDHGQGNLFLDSLLEMVWNGEMPDQAKSHFPKPSITNGIFHKTHTESLSGIDASRVDIEIDGPSLLLFIEVKIYASETNDQIKRYVDIAKVKACGRPWGVLFLTNNGKRPSEICVCGEVVSISWRDLARQFRRAIGASGQMERNSFCFQVIAQFFSHIRNF
- a CDS encoding AIPR family protein, translated to MYNRIKEDIIQDYYLQNFPNDGQRFVAWYLRNVHLRDPIQAKDDITDGPDDKQIDAIFVDDDKSTVFVIQGKFLASESVDAEPLREVLAAWIQMRDLVRLQEVGNQKLKRKLSEIARALEDEYEVTFELLTTGILTESAKNDLATFQEQLADISGRDDFPASIRLINEDEIRRRYDMALDRENPTLSHVLDLSKCNVLPLNVAGTQVIIAVVPLSECIKFPGIKDGTLFQKNVRQSLGLNNSVNKGIRNTIYGDRHRDFFFFHNGITAICNRLETKDNNLHLHGVSIVNGCQSLNTILSCSERVKALNDTNVLFRFYEIPQRDRADKISISTNSQSAVKPRDLRSNDKRVLNMKRAFEQKYPNGYFLTKRGELAPADKDMSRVVDFAELGKYLITWHSQRPNVAYSEAKIFDKYFEQLFKREYRPENINALNRWMQAIMQTWGKENPLGLNETLLAMRAYAPYHHLYGVSMCFAIANNQPDRVPSPDKCLIQSESVKMIDDIVKIAGISLNMALEAAANEPQPANRVFSPQNWIKAKTCLAGINFAIRNYFNMLPLLPGGKEVKIKLDSSLALDAEVFEYRWAAD
- a CDS encoding integrase core domain-containing protein, giving the protein MSQAASASTGKNYGLALVCRVWALSRSTVYWRRRRAVEATASKRRGPQGGHSDAVLVERIKAEIRESPFHGEGYRKVWAGLRDKGIRTSPARTLRLMRENALSAYKRPGRPHGPKAHDGTIKTQRVDEMWGTDMTATLTVAEGNAAIFFAIDHCSLELVGIHAAKRGTRFEALEPIRQGVRHSFGAFGQDVARGLTLRHDHGSQFIADDFQQEIAFLGIKDSASYVREPQGNGIAERFVRILKENLLWIRSFQTVEELRLALLAFKETYNRKWRIGRHGYRSPAQVREKQKAEVARAA
- a CDS encoding integrase core domain-containing protein — protein: MVIEGLRKLYNEARPHSSLGKMTPGAYARMVGNTTTQGPTLKN
- a CDS encoding tyrosine-type recombinase/integrase; this translates as MLTDTAVRNAKPGSKAVKLFDGGGLYLEVAPAGGKWWRLKYRHGGKEKRISLGVYPDVSLKDARERRDEARKLIANGIDPSKPRQDGKAEAKAQATEDANTFEVVARDWHAKQVKVWSEGHAAKVLGRIEQHLFPAFGKIPISTLRAPAILPTLREIEAKGNHETAKRLRQYCEAVFYLRHLHGHCREKCRRGLARGACSLPSHEPASHH
- a CDS encoding HigA family addiction module antitoxin, encoding MTDYHRDFTDRLSFIADGLKAEEMPSRGAELIIRDAQKSIWEMVEMVQALPTKARQLAELAEGKGPLLPETFSEVAMFKALAEAREMPHGLTARNFMGLTVTQLAAVLGVSRKTLSNIVNERAGVTPDMSLRLSRAFGTTPALWLNLQQAHDLWVAEHEPTGWEQVMPVPMPATPSDDTQASA